One Streptomyces lincolnensis genomic region harbors:
- a CDS encoding acyl-CoA dehydrogenase family protein, with protein sequence MDLAFTRDEEAFRAEARSWLRAHVPAVALPSLETAEGFAAHRAWEAELAADRWSVVDWPAAYGGRDSGLIRWLLFEEEYHAAGAPGRVGQNGVSLLAPTLFEHGTEEQRARVLPPMACGRTVWAQAWSEPEAGSDLASLRSKALRTDGGWLLTGQKTWSSRAAFADRAFGLFRTDPDTPKPHQGLTYLMFDLRAPGVTVRPIARLDGRPAFAELFLDEVFVPDEDVIGEPGQGWRIAMSTAGNERGLKLRSPGRYLAAADRLLDLWRTQGCPASTRDRVADALIGARAYQLFTHAAASRVLDGEALGPESSLNKVFWSEYDIALAETALDLLGEEGESADTDWAERYVFALAGPIYAGTNEIQRDIVAERLLGLPKGRR encoded by the coding sequence ATGGATCTGGCCTTCACCCGGGACGAGGAGGCCTTCCGCGCCGAGGCCCGCTCGTGGCTGCGCGCGCACGTGCCCGCCGTCGCGCTGCCCTCCCTGGAGACCGCGGAGGGCTTCGCCGCGCATCGCGCCTGGGAGGCCGAACTCGCCGCGGACCGCTGGTCGGTGGTCGACTGGCCGGCCGCGTACGGCGGACGCGACTCCGGCCTGATCCGCTGGCTGCTCTTCGAGGAGGAGTACCACGCGGCGGGCGCCCCGGGCCGCGTCGGCCAGAACGGCGTCAGTCTGCTCGCGCCGACGCTCTTCGAGCACGGCACCGAGGAGCAACGCGCGCGCGTGCTGCCTCCCATGGCATGCGGTCGTACGGTCTGGGCGCAGGCCTGGTCGGAACCGGAGGCGGGCTCGGACCTGGCGTCCCTGCGGTCGAAAGCGCTGCGCACCGACGGCGGCTGGCTCCTGACCGGCCAGAAGACCTGGTCCTCCCGGGCCGCCTTCGCCGACCGCGCCTTCGGCCTCTTCCGCACCGACCCGGACACCCCCAAGCCCCACCAGGGCCTGACCTACCTGATGTTCGACCTGCGGGCCCCCGGCGTCACGGTCCGCCCGATCGCCCGCCTCGACGGCCGACCCGCCTTCGCCGAGCTCTTCCTCGACGAGGTGTTCGTCCCGGACGAGGACGTCATCGGAGAGCCCGGCCAGGGCTGGCGGATCGCCATGTCGACGGCCGGCAACGAACGCGGACTGAAGCTCCGCTCCCCCGGCCGCTACCTGGCCGCCGCCGACCGCCTGCTCGACCTCTGGCGGACCCAGGGGTGCCCGGCGTCCACGCGCGACCGTGTGGCCGACGCCCTGATCGGCGCCCGCGCCTACCAGCTCTTCACCCACGCCGCCGCCTCCCGCGTCCTGGACGGCGAGGCCCTCGGCCCGGAGTCCAGCCTGAACAAGGTCTTCTGGTCCGAGTACGACATCGCCCTCGCCGAGACCGCCCTCGATCTCCTGGGCGAGGAGGGCGAGTCGGCGGACACGGACTGGGCCGAGCGCTATGTCTTCGCCCTGGCCGGCCCCATCTACGCCGGAACCAACGAGATCCAACGCGACATCGTCGCCGAGCGCCTGCTCGGCCTGCCGAAGGGCCGCCGCTGA
- a CDS encoding acyl-CoA dehydrogenase family protein encodes MRFLPDPEQRAFTDSLDAMLTAADTPAVVRGWSRGDHTSGRALWSRLAGAGLFALAVPEPYDGLGLRPVELTLAFVELGRHAVPGPLVETVAAATLLAALDDQGPAKRLLPALASGESAATLSTGAYTLDADMADVRLVARPALSARPAFEDEAPSGPTGGQGAAPPGTAEATQLHLAPPPDTPPHSSLDPARRLFPTHHSPRGELLATAPPLTTALLLARLTTAAQALGVGLTLLDKTVAHVRQRTQFGAPIGSFQAVKHQLADVKIALEFARPLVLGAALTMTESDVAAAKLTACTAAYTAARTALQLHGAIGYTAEYDLSLWLTKARALRTAWGTPDACRSAVLSGDRRW; translated from the coding sequence ATGCGTTTCCTCCCCGACCCCGAACAGCGCGCGTTCACCGACTCCCTGGACGCCATGCTGACGGCCGCGGACACACCGGCGGTCGTCCGGGGCTGGAGCCGCGGCGACCACACCAGCGGACGCGCCCTGTGGTCCCGCCTCGCCGGCGCGGGCCTCTTCGCCCTGGCCGTCCCCGAGCCCTACGACGGCCTGGGCCTCCGCCCCGTCGAACTCACCCTCGCCTTCGTCGAGCTGGGCCGCCACGCGGTACCGGGCCCCCTGGTGGAGACGGTCGCCGCGGCCACCCTGCTCGCCGCACTGGACGACCAGGGCCCGGCGAAGCGCCTGCTGCCGGCACTGGCCTCGGGCGAGTCGGCGGCGACCCTGTCCACGGGCGCGTACACCTTGGACGCCGACATGGCAGACGTACGCCTGGTAGCCCGCCCGGCGCTATCAGCCCGTCCGGCGTTTGAGGACGAGGCCCCTTCAGGGCCGACGGGAGGCCAGGGGGCAGCGCCCCCTGGGACGGCCGAAGCCACGCAGCTGCACCTCGCTCCCCCACCCGACACCCCTCCCCACTCCTCCCTCGACCCCGCCCGCCGCCTCTTCCCCACGCACCACTCCCCCCGCGGCGAACTCCTCGCCACCGCCCCGCCCCTCACCACGGCCCTCCTCCTGGCCCGCCTCACCACAGCCGCCCAGGCGCTCGGCGTCGGCCTGACCCTCCTCGACAAGACGGTCGCCCATGTCAGACAGCGCACCCAGTTCGGCGCCCCCATAGGCTCGTTCCAGGCCGTCAAACACCAACTGGCCGACGTCAAGATCGCGTTGGAGTTCGCCCGCCCCCTGGTCCTCGGTGCCGCGCTCACGATGACGGAGTCGGACGTGGCCGCCGCCAAGCTCACGGCGTGCACCGCGGCGTACACGGCGGCCCGCACCGCGCTCCAACTGCACGGCGCGATCGGCTACACGGCGGAGTACGACCTGTCGCTGTGGCTGACCAAGGCCCGCGCGCTGCGCACGGCGTGGGGCACCCCGGACGCCTGCCGCTCCGCCGTCCTCAGTGGTGATCGCCGCTGGTGA
- a CDS encoding cytochrome b encodes MDGARSVNHETGTRRAAPPGKGEKVADWADGRLGLYALAKANMRKVFPDHWSFMLGEVCLYSFLVLILTGVFLTLFFDPSTSEVVYNGSYEPLNGVLMTRAYESTLDISFDVRGGLLIRQIHHWAALVFVTGMLVHMMRVFFTGAFRKPRELNWVFGWTLLMLGIITGLTGYSLPDDLLSGTGLRFAHGAILSVPIVGTYLAFFLFGGEFPGDDFIARLYPVHILLLPGIMLGLVVAHLILVFYHKHTQFPGPGRDNKSVVGMPLLPVYMAKAGGFFFLVFGVLTLMGAVASINPVWAFGPYRPDLVTTGAQPDWYLGFSEGLIRVMPGWELNFWGHTLELGVFIPFSLFPLILMALGAYPFVEAWITGDKREHHILDRPRNVPVRTGLGVAWLSLYAVLLIGGGNDIVATHLHLSINAITWFVRISVFVAPVLAFVVTKRICLGLQRRDRDKVLHGRETGTIKRLPHGEYVEVHEPLSQQELHVLTQHEQNPPYEVGPLVDAGGVRRQVKASQRVRARLARAMFGPETRIAKPTVEEYRQVTSGDHH; translated from the coding sequence ATGGACGGCGCACGATCGGTGAACCACGAGACGGGAACGCGGCGGGCCGCGCCGCCCGGCAAGGGCGAGAAGGTGGCCGACTGGGCCGACGGACGGCTAGGGCTCTACGCGTTGGCCAAGGCCAACATGCGCAAGGTCTTTCCGGACCACTGGTCGTTCATGCTGGGCGAGGTCTGCCTCTACAGCTTCCTCGTCCTGATCCTCACCGGTGTCTTCCTCACCCTGTTCTTCGACCCGAGCACCAGCGAGGTCGTCTACAACGGCTCCTACGAGCCGCTCAACGGCGTCCTGATGACCCGGGCCTACGAGTCCACGCTCGACATCAGCTTCGACGTGCGCGGCGGGCTGCTGATCCGGCAGATCCACCACTGGGCCGCGCTGGTCTTCGTCACCGGCATGCTGGTGCACATGATGCGGGTGTTCTTCACCGGCGCTTTCCGCAAGCCGCGCGAGCTCAACTGGGTGTTCGGCTGGACCCTGTTGATGCTGGGCATCATCACCGGCCTCACCGGCTACTCGCTCCCCGACGACCTGCTGTCCGGCACCGGGCTGCGCTTCGCGCACGGCGCGATCCTGTCCGTGCCGATCGTGGGCACCTATCTGGCGTTCTTCCTCTTCGGCGGGGAGTTCCCCGGGGACGACTTCATCGCGCGGCTGTACCCGGTGCACATCCTGCTGCTGCCGGGGATCATGCTGGGCCTGGTGGTCGCCCATCTGATCCTGGTCTTCTACCACAAGCACACGCAGTTCCCGGGCCCCGGCCGTGACAACAAGTCCGTGGTCGGCATGCCCCTCCTGCCGGTCTACATGGCGAAGGCGGGCGGCTTCTTCTTCCTCGTCTTCGGCGTGCTGACCCTCATGGGCGCTGTCGCCAGCATCAACCCCGTCTGGGCCTTCGGGCCCTACCGCCCCGACCTGGTCACCACCGGCGCCCAGCCCGACTGGTATCTCGGCTTCTCCGAGGGGCTGATCCGGGTGATGCCGGGATGGGAGCTCAACTTCTGGGGCCACACCCTGGAGTTGGGCGTCTTCATCCCCTTCTCGCTCTTCCCGCTGATCCTGATGGCCCTCGGCGCGTATCCGTTCGTCGAGGCGTGGATCACCGGCGACAAGCGCGAGCACCACATCCTGGACCGGCCCCGCAACGTGCCCGTGCGCACCGGACTGGGCGTGGCCTGGCTGAGCCTGTACGCGGTGCTGCTGATCGGCGGCGGCAACGACATCGTGGCCACGCATCTGCATCTGTCCATCAACGCGATCACCTGGTTCGTGCGGATCTCCGTGTTCGTGGCGCCCGTCCTCGCGTTCGTCGTGACGAAACGGATCTGTCTCGGGCTCCAGCGCCGGGACCGGGACAAGGTGCTGCACGGCAGGGAGACCGGCACCATCAAACGGCTTCCGCACGGGGAGTACGTCGAGGTCCACGAACCCCTCTCGCAGCAGGAACTGCACGTCCTGACCCAGCACGAGCAGAACCCGCCGTACGAGGTCGGGCCGCTCGTCGACGCGGGCGGTGTACGGCGGCAGGTCAAGGCGTCGCAGCGGGTGCGGGCGCGGCTGGCGCGGGCGATGTTCGGGCCCGAGACGCGGATCGCGAAGCCGACGGTGGAGGAGTACCGGCAGGTCACCAGCGGCGATCACCACTGA
- a CDS encoding vWA domain-containing protein yields the protein MPAISLTKVQERAPALVSLYKTAGASLERHGLEGLRAAVYLVVDYSGSMRSYYRNGTVQALADRVLGLSAHLDDDGTVPVVFFSTDIDAVDDIDLAGHEGRIERIVAGLGPMGATNYHVAMDAVLDHYLDSGTREPALVVFQTDGAPSSRRAAEQYVCRAAGLPLFWQFVGFGKARSPHFEFLRKLDELAVPQRRVIDNAGFFPAGANPRRMSDAELYDRLLGEFPRWLTAARERGIVRPH from the coding sequence ATGCCCGCCATCAGCCTCACCAAGGTCCAGGAGCGCGCGCCCGCGCTGGTCAGCCTCTACAAGACCGCCGGAGCGTCGCTGGAGAGGCACGGCCTTGAGGGCCTGCGGGCCGCGGTCTACCTGGTCGTCGACTACTCCGGCTCCATGCGGTCGTACTACCGCAACGGCACCGTGCAGGCGCTCGCGGACCGGGTGCTGGGACTCTCCGCCCACCTGGACGACGACGGAACCGTGCCGGTGGTGTTCTTCTCCACCGACATCGACGCCGTGGACGACATCGACCTCGCCGGGCACGAGGGCCGGATCGAGCGGATCGTGGCCGGTCTCGGCCCCATGGGCGCGACCAACTACCACGTGGCGATGGACGCCGTCCTCGACCACTACCTCGACAGCGGCACCCGCGAGCCCGCCCTCGTCGTCTTCCAGACCGACGGCGCGCCGAGCAGCAGGCGGGCCGCCGAGCAGTACGTGTGCCGGGCGGCCGGACTGCCGCTGTTCTGGCAGTTCGTCGGCTTCGGCAAGGCCCGCAGCCCGCACTTCGAGTTCCTGCGCAAGCTCGACGAACTGGCCGTGCCGCAGCGGCGGGTCATCGACAACGCCGGATTCTTCCCCGCCGGCGCGAACCCGCGGCGAATGTCCGACGCGGAGCTCTACGACCGGCTGCTCGGCGAGTTCCCGAGGTGGCTGACGGCCGCGCGGGAGCGGGGGATCGTACGGCCCCACTGA
- a CDS encoding glutamate synthase subunit beta gives MADPKGFLNHGREVAKSRPVDVRLKDWNEVYVPGSLLPIISKQAGRCMDCGIPFCHNGCPLGNLIPEWNDYAYREDWSAASERLHATNNFPEFTGRLCPAPCESACVLGINQPAVTIKNVEVSIIDKAWDSGDVAPQIPERLSGKTVAVIGSGPAGLAAAQQLTRAGHTVAVYERADRIGGLLRYGIPEFKMEKRHINRRIEQMRAEGTRFRTGIEIGRDLKATDLKKRYDAVVIAAGATTARDLPVPGRELNGIHQAMEYLPLANKVQEGDYVAPPITAEGKHVVVIGGGDTGADCVGTAHRQGAASVTQLEIMPRPNDERNPVSQPWPTFPMLYKVTSAHEEGGERVYSVSTTHFEGDEDGNVQWLHLTEVEFVEGKLTQKPGTERKIPAQLVTLAMGFTGTDRDNGLVEQFGLELDERGNVARDADFQTNVPGVYVAGDAGRGQSLIVWAIAEGRSAARGVDRFLTGGSELHAPIRPTDRSLMV, from the coding sequence ATGGCTGACCCGAAGGGCTTTTTGAACCACGGGCGTGAGGTCGCCAAGTCCCGCCCGGTCGACGTGCGTCTGAAGGACTGGAACGAGGTCTACGTCCCCGGCTCCCTGCTGCCGATCATCAGCAAGCAGGCCGGCCGCTGCATGGACTGCGGCATCCCGTTCTGCCACAACGGCTGTCCGCTCGGGAACCTCATCCCCGAGTGGAACGACTACGCCTACCGCGAGGACTGGTCGGCCGCGAGCGAGCGTCTGCACGCGACCAACAACTTCCCCGAGTTCACCGGTCGCCTGTGCCCCGCGCCCTGCGAGTCGGCGTGTGTGCTCGGCATCAACCAGCCCGCGGTGACCATCAAGAACGTCGAGGTCTCGATCATCGACAAGGCGTGGGACAGCGGTGACGTCGCGCCGCAGATCCCGGAGCGCCTGTCCGGCAAGACCGTCGCGGTCATCGGCTCCGGCCCCGCCGGACTCGCCGCCGCCCAGCAGCTCACCCGGGCCGGTCACACCGTCGCCGTCTACGAGCGCGCGGACCGCATCGGAGGCCTCCTCCGGTACGGCATCCCCGAGTTCAAGATGGAGAAGCGGCACATCAACCGCCGTATCGAGCAGATGCGCGCGGAGGGCACCCGCTTCCGCACCGGCATCGAGATCGGCCGCGACCTCAAGGCGACCGACCTGAAGAAGCGGTACGACGCGGTCGTCATCGCCGCCGGTGCCACCACCGCCCGTGATCTCCCCGTCCCCGGGCGGGAGTTGAACGGCATCCACCAGGCCATGGAGTACCTGCCCCTGGCCAACAAGGTCCAGGAGGGCGACTACGTGGCGCCCCCCATCACGGCCGAGGGCAAGCACGTCGTGGTCATCGGCGGTGGCGACACCGGCGCCGACTGCGTGGGCACCGCCCACCGCCAGGGCGCGGCCTCCGTCACGCAGCTGGAGATCATGCCCCGCCCGAACGACGAGCGGAACCCCGTCTCCCAGCCGTGGCCGACCTTCCCGATGCTCTACAAGGTCACCTCCGCGCACGAGGAGGGCGGCGAGCGGGTCTACTCCGTCTCCACCACCCACTTCGAGGGCGACGAGGACGGCAACGTCCAGTGGCTGCACCTGACCGAGGTGGAGTTCGTCGAGGGCAAGCTGACCCAGAAGCCGGGCACGGAGCGCAAGATACCCGCCCAGCTGGTCACCCTCGCCATGGGCTTCACCGGCACCGACCGGGACAACGGCCTGGTCGAGCAGTTCGGCCTGGAACTGGACGAGCGCGGCAACGTCGCCCGCGACGCCGACTTCCAGACCAACGTGCCCGGCGTGTACGTCGCCGGTGACGCCGGCCGCGGCCAGTCGCTCATCGTGTGGGCGATCGCGGAGGGCCGCTCGGCCGCCCGCGGTGTCGACCGCTTCCTGACCGGTGGCAGCGAACTGCACGCCCCGATCCGCCCGACGGACCGCTCGCTGATGGTCTGA
- the gltB gene encoding glutamate synthase large subunit — protein MRTPRQPSQHSTNGQNWSFMDARPAAQGMYDPRNEHDACGVGFVATLTGEASHALVEQALTVLRNLEHRGATGSEPDSGDGAGILSQVPDTFFREVAGFELPAAGAYAVGIAFLPENGTEDGVSRIETIAAEEGLTVLGWREVPVAPELLGATARSTMPVFRQIFVSDGSSTDIDLDRNVFVLRKRAEREAGVYFPSLSARTIVYKGMLTTGQLEPFFPDLSDRRFGSAIALVHSRFSTNTFPSWPLAHPYRFVAHNGEINTVKGNRNWMAARESQLVSDLFGSDAKAIERVFPICTPDASDSASFDEVLELLHLGGRSLPHSVLMMIPEAWENHDSMDPARRAFYQFHSNLMEPWDGPACVTFTDGKQVGAVLDRNGLRPGRYWVTDDGLVVLGSEVGVLDIDPAKVVRKGRLQPGRMFLVDTVEHRIIEDDEIKAQLAAEAPYAEWLEAGEIELSDLPEREHIVHTHASVTRRQQTFGYTEEELRVLLAPMAKAGAEPIGSMGTDSPIAALSERPRLLFDYFTQLFAQVTNPPLDAIREELVTSLRSSLGPQGNLLEPTAASCRSVVLPFPVIDNDELAKLIHINADGDMPGMKAATLSGLYRVSGGGDALAARIEEICAEADAAIENGARLIVLSDRHSDAEHAPIPSLLLTAAVHHHLIRTKQRTQVGLLVEAGDVREVHHVALLIGFGAAAVNPYLAMESVEDLVRAGTFLPGIEPEQAIRNLIYALGKGVLKVMSKMGISTVASYRGAQVFEAVGLDQAFVEKYFNGTATKIGGVGIDVVAKEVAARHAKAYPASGIAPAHRALEIGGEYQWRREGEPHLFDPETVFRLQHSTRSGRYDIFKKYTERVNEQSERLMTLRGLFGFTSGRQPISIDEVEPASEIVKRFSTGAMSYGSISKEAHETLAIAMNQLGGKSNTGEGGEDADRLYDPARRSSIKQVASGRFGVTSEYLVNADDIQIKMAQGAKPGEGGQLPGHKVYPWVAKTRHSTPGVGLISPPPHHDIYSIEDLAQLIHDLKNANPQARIHVKLVSEVGVGTVAAGVSKAHADVVLISGHDGGTGASPLTSLKHAGGPWELGLAETQQTLLLNGLRDRIVVQTDGQLKTGRDVVIAALLGAEEFGFATAPLVVSGCVMMRVCHLDTCPVGIATQNPTLRDRFTGKAEYIVNFFRFIAEEVREILAELGFRSIEEAVGHAETLDVTRAVDHWKAQGLDLSPLFYVPELPEGTPLHQVIEQDHALEKALDNELIKLAADALAADSATDAQPVRAQVAIRNINRTVGTMLGHEVTKKFGGAGLPDDTIDITFTGSAGQSFGAFLPRGVTLRLEGDANDYVGKGLSGGRVIVRPDRGADHLAEFSTIAGNTIAYGATGGELFLRGRTGERFCVRNSGATVVSEGVGDHGCEYMTGGHAVVLGETGRNFAAGMSGGIAYVIDLDRDNVNVGNVSAVEALDDTDKQWLHDVVRRHQEETGSTVAEKLLAEWDTAVDRFSKIIPSTYKAVLAAKDAAEQAGLSESEITEKMMEAAING, from the coding sequence ATGCGTACGCCGCGCCAGCCGTCCCAGCACTCCACGAATGGCCAGAACTGGTCGTTCATGGATGCTCGCCCTGCTGCGCAGGGTATGTACGACCCCCGCAACGAGCACGACGCCTGTGGCGTCGGCTTCGTGGCCACCCTCACCGGCGAGGCGAGCCATGCGCTGGTCGAGCAGGCGCTCACAGTTCTGCGCAACCTGGAGCACCGCGGGGCCACCGGCTCCGAGCCCGACTCGGGTGACGGTGCGGGCATCCTGTCCCAGGTTCCGGACACCTTCTTCCGCGAGGTCGCCGGCTTCGAACTGCCCGCGGCCGGTGCGTACGCCGTAGGTATCGCCTTCCTGCCGGAGAACGGCACCGAGGACGGCGTCTCACGCATCGAGACGATCGCCGCCGAAGAGGGCCTGACCGTCCTCGGCTGGCGCGAGGTCCCCGTCGCCCCCGAGCTGCTCGGCGCCACCGCCCGCTCCACGATGCCGGTCTTCCGGCAGATCTTCGTCAGCGACGGTTCCTCGACGGACATCGACCTCGACCGCAACGTGTTCGTCCTGCGCAAGCGCGCCGAGCGCGAGGCCGGCGTCTACTTCCCGTCGCTGTCCGCGCGGACCATCGTCTACAAGGGCATGCTGACCACCGGTCAGCTGGAGCCGTTCTTCCCGGACCTGTCCGACCGCCGCTTCGGCTCGGCGATCGCGCTCGTGCACTCCCGGTTCTCCACGAACACCTTCCCGTCGTGGCCGCTCGCGCACCCGTACCGTTTCGTCGCGCACAACGGTGAGATCAACACCGTCAAGGGCAACCGCAACTGGATGGCCGCGCGTGAGTCGCAGCTCGTCTCGGACCTCTTCGGTTCCGACGCGAAGGCCATCGAGCGGGTCTTCCCGATCTGTACGCCCGACGCCTCCGACTCGGCGTCCTTCGACGAGGTCCTCGAACTCCTGCACCTCGGCGGCCGTTCGCTGCCGCACTCCGTGCTGATGATGATCCCGGAGGCGTGGGAGAACCACGACTCCATGGACCCGGCCCGGCGCGCCTTCTACCAGTTCCACTCCAACCTGATGGAGCCCTGGGACGGCCCGGCCTGTGTCACCTTCACCGACGGCAAGCAGGTCGGCGCGGTCCTCGACCGCAACGGCCTGCGTCCCGGCCGCTACTGGGTCACCGACGACGGTCTCGTCGTCCTCGGCTCCGAGGTCGGCGTCCTCGACATCGACCCCGCCAAGGTCGTGCGCAAGGGCCGCCTCCAGCCCGGCCGGATGTTCCTCGTCGACACCGTCGAGCACCGCATCATCGAGGACGACGAGATCAAGGCCCAGCTCGCCGCCGAAGCGCCCTACGCGGAGTGGCTGGAGGCCGGCGAGATCGAGCTGTCCGACCTGCCCGAGCGCGAGCACATCGTGCACACGCACGCCTCGGTCACCCGTCGCCAGCAGACCTTCGGCTACACCGAGGAGGAGCTGCGCGTCCTCCTCGCGCCGATGGCCAAGGCCGGTGCCGAGCCGATCGGTTCGATGGGCACCGACTCGCCGATCGCCGCGCTGAGCGAGCGCCCGCGCCTGCTCTTCGACTACTTCACCCAGCTGTTCGCGCAGGTCACCAACCCGCCGCTGGACGCGATCCGCGAGGAGCTCGTCACCTCGCTCAGGAGCTCCCTCGGCCCGCAGGGCAACCTGCTGGAGCCGACCGCCGCCTCCTGTCGAAGCGTCGTCCTGCCCTTCCCGGTGATCGACAACGACGAGCTGGCCAAGCTCATCCACATCAACGCCGACGGCGACATGCCCGGCATGAAGGCCGCGACCCTCTCCGGTCTCTACCGGGTCTCCGGCGGCGGTGACGCCCTCGCCGCGCGCATCGAGGAGATCTGCGCCGAGGCCGACGCCGCCATAGAGAACGGCGCCCGGCTGATCGTCCTGTCGGACCGCCACTCGGACGCCGAGCACGCGCCGATCCCGTCGCTGCTGCTCACCGCGGCCGTCCACCACCACCTCATCCGCACCAAGCAGCGCACCCAGGTGGGCCTGCTGGTCGAGGCCGGTGACGTCCGCGAGGTGCACCACGTCGCCCTGCTGATCGGCTTCGGCGCCGCGGCCGTGAACCCGTACCTGGCCATGGAGTCCGTCGAGGACCTGGTCCGCGCGGGCACCTTCCTGCCCGGCATCGAGCCCGAGCAGGCCATCCGCAACCTGATCTACGCCCTCGGCAAGGGCGTTCTGAAGGTCATGTCGAAGATGGGCATCTCGACCGTCGCCTCCTACCGCGGCGCCCAGGTCTTCGAGGCCGTCGGCCTCGACCAGGCCTTCGTCGAGAAGTACTTCAACGGCACCGCCACCAAGATCGGCGGCGTCGGCATCGACGTCGTCGCCAAGGAGGTCGCCGCCCGCCACGCCAAGGCCTACCCGGCCTCCGGCATCGCTCCCGCGCACCGCGCGCTGGAGATAGGCGGCGAGTACCAGTGGCGCCGCGAGGGCGAGCCGCACCTGTTCGACCCGGAGACGGTCTTCCGCCTCCAGCACTCCACGCGCAGCGGCCGGTACGACATCTTCAAGAAGTACACCGAGCGCGTGAACGAGCAGTCCGAGCGCCTGATGACGCTGCGCGGTCTGTTCGGCTTCACGTCCGGCCGGCAGCCGATCTCCATCGACGAGGTCGAGCCGGCCTCCGAGATCGTCAAGCGGTTCTCCACCGGCGCCATGTCGTACGGCTCCATCTCCAAGGAGGCGCACGAGACCCTCGCCATCGCCATGAACCAGTTGGGCGGCAAGTCCAACACCGGTGAGGGCGGCGAGGACGCGGACCGGCTGTACGACCCGGCGCGCCGTTCGTCGATCAAGCAGGTCGCCTCCGGCCGCTTCGGCGTGACGAGCGAGTACCTGGTCAACGCGGACGACATCCAGATCAAGATGGCCCAGGGCGCCAAGCCCGGCGAGGGCGGCCAGCTGCCCGGCCACAAGGTCTACCCGTGGGTCGCCAAGACCCGTCACTCCACCCCGGGTGTCGGTCTGATCTCCCCGCCGCCGCACCACGACATCTACTCCATCGAGGACCTGGCCCAGCTGATCCACGACCTGAAGAACGCGAACCCGCAGGCGCGGATTCACGTGAAGCTGGTCTCCGAGGTCGGCGTCGGCACGGTCGCCGCGGGTGTCTCCAAGGCGCACGCGGACGTCGTCCTGATCTCCGGTCACGACGGTGGCACGGGTGCCTCCCCGCTGACCTCGCTGAAGCACGCGGGCGGTCCCTGGGAGCTCGGCCTCGCCGAGACCCAGCAGACACTGCTGCTCAACGGCCTGCGCGACCGCATCGTCGTGCAGACCGACGGTCAGCTCAAGACCGGCCGCGACGTCGTCATCGCCGCGCTGCTCGGCGCCGAGGAGTTCGGTTTCGCGACCGCGCCGCTCGTCGTCTCCGGCTGCGTCATGATGCGCGTCTGCCACCTGGACACCTGCCCGGTCGGCATCGCCACCCAGAACCCGACCCTCAGGGACCGGTTCACCGGCAAGGCCGAGTACATCGTCAACTTCTTCCGGTTCATCGCCGAAGAGGTCCGCGAGATCCTCGCCGAGCTGGGCTTCCGCTCCATCGAGGAGGCCGTCGGCCACGCCGAGACGCTCGACGTCACGCGGGCCGTCGACCACTGGAAGGCGCAGGGCCTGGACCTGTCCCCGCTCTTCTACGTGCCGGAGCTGCCCGAGGGCACCCCGCTGCACCAGGTGATCGAGCAGGACCACGCCCTGGAGAAGGCGCTCGACAACGAGCTGATCAAGCTCGCCGCCGACGCCCTGGCCGCCGACTCGGCGACCGACGCCCAGCCGGTGCGCGCCCAGGTCGCGATCCGCAACATCAACCGCACGGTCGGCACCATGCTCGGCCACGAGGTGACCAAGAAGTTCGGTGGCGCGGGCCTGCCCGACGACACCATCGACATCACCTTCACCGGCTCCGCGGGCCAGTCCTTCGGCGCCTTCCTGCCGCGCGGTGTCACGCTGCGCCTGGAGGGCGACGCCAACGACTACGTCGGCAAGGGCCTCTCCGGCGGCCGGGTGATCGTCCGTCCCGACCGGGGCGCCGACCACCTCGCCGAGTTCTCCACGATCGCGGGCAACACCATCGCGTACGGCGCGACCGGCGGCGAGCTGTTCCTGCGCGGTCGCACCGGCGAGCGGTTCTGCGTCCGCAACTCCGGCGCGACGGTCGTCTCCGAGGGCGTGGGCGACCACGGCTGCGAGTACATGACCGGTGGTCACGCGGTGGTCCTGGGCGAGACGGGCCGCAACTTCGCGGCCGGCATGTCCGGCGGCATCGCCTACGTCATCGACCTCGACCGCGACAACGTCAACGTCGGCAACGTGAGCGCCGTGGAAGCCCTCGACGACACCGACAAGCAGTGGCTGCACGACGTGGTGCGCCGCCACCAGGAGGAGACCGGTTCCACGGTCGCCGAGAAGCTGCTGGCCGAGTGGGACACCGCCGTGGACCGCTTCAGCAAGATCATCCCCAGCACGTACAAGGCAGTGCTCGCCGCCAAGGACGCCGCCGAGCAGGCGGGACTCTCCGAGTCCGAGATCACCGAGAAGATGATGGAGGCGGCGATCAATGGCTGA